The sequence ATAAATTTCTAAAAAAAGAGGCAGTCCTATCAATGATTAACGCTTTTTACCAAAAAGGTGACGACAAGATGTACTACAAAATATGGTCTCTCTTGTGTCTTGAACTATGGCTAAAATCTCATGAAAAATATCATAGACTTACTGTTTAATAATTTTCGTAGCCAAAATATAAAGATTGGAGCCGAAAAATTATTGAGCAGTAGGTCTTATAAGTAAAGCTTTTTCACTTTTCTTATGACTAAATTTTTTAAGGCGCGGAGCGCGGAGCGCCCGGAAATTTCCGGGCGAACCCATTCAGAAAACCACTCCGGCAAGATGGGGTATTTTTTTTCTATGATGAGCTGGGCGTCATTTGCTTTCCATACACCGTGAAGAAGTGACATGTCTTTCCCTTCTTTTTCGTGTGAGGTACAAAAGGCGCGTACGTCCTTCGGTAAACAGTGTCCTCCGAACGACTTGCCATATCGGAGATAGCTTTTTTTCTCAAAGAAAAAATTGATGACCTTTTCAATGCTCGCCAAATGCTCCTGATCCGTAGGTAACGCCATCGCATTTCCAAATTCATTGACGAAAGCGATGCGAAGCGCATTCCATGTATTTGAAAGGTATTTCAGATATGACGCCTCTTCAGGAGTGCCGTAGAATATCTTGGTTGCGCGCTCTTGCCATATGTTAAAAAAATGAGGTTGCTCTCTCACAGTATTACGGCTACCAACAATAAAATATTGTGGCGCCATACATTCCTCTACCGCCTTCTTTTCGTGCAAAAATTCTGGCACATAATAATCAAATCGCAGAGAGACGAGAGATGCCGGAAGAACTGTTGAGCGGAGTACGACGGTACCCTTTGCATCGTGAAGAGACTCCAGCGCTTTTTTAATAGCCTCAATATTCTGCTCCCCTTCCGGAGAAACACGATCCCCGACACACACAAGATAGCACGTGTCAGGGCCATCTTTCTCAAGGGGAGATGAGAGTGGCGTGATGGTATCATAAGAATTTTGATACTTGTCCGCGTAGTGCATTTTTGGCTCCCCGACATCGTAATAACACACATGGTAACCGATGTGTGAGAGAGCCAAGGCATTCGCTTGCCCCACCCAGCCGTAACCGACAACGACAATGATTTCTTTTGGTGAAAAACTCATAGAATACCAGTGAATAATGAACTCTATGGTACCATTTTACCAATGATAATCAAGGTGTTATACTGGGGTGAAATTATTATGGTGAAGAAAACCCACAAAATACCTGATACAGTTGTTCCTGCCTCAAAATGGATACCAGAACCTTTATTCCAAACGATCCAAAAGTTGATTCCTGTCGCCTGCGTTGATTTGATCATCTTGAGAAAAACCAAAGGGGTCGTTGAAACGCTTCTCATTAAGAGAAAAATTTACCCGGAAGAAAACAAGTGGTGCCTTATTGGCGGCCGCATATTGAAGGGTGAGCGAACTAAAGATACTATCCGGCGCCAAGCCGGAAATGAGCTTGGAGTGTCAGTAAAAATAATTCCGCCGTGGAGCGAGACCATGCCTTTCGCCGTCTATAACGATCCTGTTGCCGATAAGCAGAAGCATTTCGTTGCTCTTAACTTCCCGGTTATCATTACTAAAGGTACTATCAGGGAAAATGGTCCGGAGTTCAGTGAGGCGCAATGGTTCCCCTTGCATAAATTGCCCAAAACAATCGGTTTCCATCACCACCAGGTACTCAAAGATTTCATTAAAACGCGCTTACCTTATTCCATTAAAATAATATGACAAAAATACTTATCACGGGCGGCGCCGGGTCTGTAGGTTTCCATCTTTCTCTGCATTTATTAAAAACGTACGGTCCGGACACGGAATTGGTGCTGGTAGACAACCTCCAGCGCGGCGCAATGGATAATGACTTAAAAAAACTCTTGGAAGACCCGAGGGTGCGTTTTTTGAATCTTGATCTTACTGACCAGTCTTCATACAAAGAATTTGGGAGTGGGTATGATCACGTATATCACCTCGCTGCGGTAAACGGAACAAAGTACTTCTATCAAATGCCGCACGAAACTTCACGTATCAATCTTCTGACACTCATCTATATTCTGGAGTGGTTTAGAACCGAAAATCCACAGGGGAAACTCTGCTTCACCTCTTCAAATGAAGCATACGCGGGCGGATTAAATGCGTTCGGAATACTTGCCATCCCAACACCGGAAAATGTACCGCTTGTTATTGAGGACCCCTTTAACCCTCGGTGGTCATACGCCGCGACAAAACTCATGGGTGAAGTGCTCATGATCCATTATGCGGCCATGTACAACCTTCGTGCGCTCATCGTGCGCCCGCACAACTTTTACGGTCCGCGGGCAGGTTACGACCACGTAATCCCTGAATTTTCCATGCGTATTTTGGATCGTATTGATCCGTTCCCTATTTACGGCGCGGATGACACAAGAACATTTTGTTACATTGAAGACGCAGTTCGCGCCATGCAAATGCTCATGGACTCAGCGAAGACCGACAAGCAACCGATTGAAGTTGTGCATATCGGGGATACAGAGGAAATCATGATACGTGATCTTGCGGAAAAAATGTTCACTGTTGCGGAATGGAAACCAAAAACGACAGAAATCAAAGATTCACCGCACGGAAGCGTGAAGCGACGACTCGCGGACGTAACAAAATTAAAAAATCTTGTCGGATGGAAACCTGAAGTTACTTTGGATGAAGGGTTAAAGAAAACTTTTGAATGGTATCGGGAGCATCCGAAAAAATTCTAGTGTTTTGAAAAAAATTCCTTAATGCGATCCGTTACGAAGACCACATCTTCATCAGAGAGGGTGAACGCAGATGGCAACCACAGCGCTTGTGTCAAAAGCTTTGTACTGTTGGGAAAATGGTCGTCCGGCAACAGATATGCACGTTGACGATGGATTGGTAGCCAGTAGCGGCGGCAATCAATGTTATCTTCTTTGAGATATGCGTCCAGCTCATTGCGGCGCTCAACAATTATATCTGTCCATTGGGGGACACCGCCGCCTGAAATATCAATATCAAAGACAGAAAAACCGGAGATGCCTCTGAGTGATTCCCGATAGAGTATATAGATGTGTTTC is a genomic window of Patescibacteria group bacterium containing:
- a CDS encoding NUDIX domain-containing protein; the encoded protein is MVKKTHKIPDTVVPASKWIPEPLFQTIQKLIPVACVDLIILRKTKGVVETLLIKRKIYPEENKWCLIGGRILKGERTKDTIRRQAGNELGVSVKIIPPWSETMPFAVYNDPVADKQKHFVALNFPVIITKGTIRENGPEFSEAQWFPLHKLPKTIGFHHHQVLKDFIKTRLPYSIKII
- a CDS encoding GDP-mannose 4,6-dehydratase, with protein sequence MTKILITGGAGSVGFHLSLHLLKTYGPDTELVLVDNLQRGAMDNDLKKLLEDPRVRFLNLDLTDQSSYKEFGSGYDHVYHLAAVNGTKYFYQMPHETSRINLLTLIYILEWFRTENPQGKLCFTSSNEAYAGGLNAFGILAIPTPENVPLVIEDPFNPRWSYAATKLMGEVLMIHYAAMYNLRALIVRPHNFYGPRAGYDHVIPEFSMRILDRIDPFPIYGADDTRTFCYIEDAVRAMQMLMDSAKTDKQPIEVVHIGDTEEIMIRDLAEKMFTVAEWKPKTTEIKDSPHGSVKRRLADVTKLKNLVGWKPEVTLDEGLKKTFEWYREHPKKF